A genome region from Lucilia cuprina isolate Lc7/37 chromosome 3, ASM2204524v1, whole genome shotgun sequence includes the following:
- the LOC111682982 gene encoding synembryn, with translation MDADQLKQLQDKNIQKFPKILEQFNKENANLFKFDKFHKNDLWITLWKTVFNILNDERLEEHHILCLNTIRILSRDEASLMKNNIVDDIGCLLKMAHLTMSSSLVGEPSQEQESPRSVSSLDILADFNMERVVEALKCLCNLVFQNAEIRRDCVRQNVADQIFHRLSSTLQVPEKIELFDMKLLFLITALETSVRSRVLFELNGLTYMTELMDEKLRSTKEFSDGQLDVIIEMLKVMFNITSCTDKSPSENEIQSLHLTSVIRDLLLRFGAMSNERERQVVSHSIDLLTNISSSCLSELMLKVDGPSSSSASTKNCRIFENRNVTALDIILNFLLYALDDLEKNTSSNKEHVQPVLTILVKCVCSNSTMRHYVRSIVLPPLRDVYKRPEEGNELRNYLCRLLMNPNMVVRNLSYELLLVCCKKNPNRLIKHFGYGNMAGLFANAGILDCRKPDTSEYSSDSEDSDTEEYKRIKNSVNPVLGCYMPPTTNPLDGMSEEQKEYEAEKLAQLVDKLHRGGIIKPCRINEEGKPEPVDHILQLQQELPQQQVQQKGKD, from the exons ATGGATGCCGACCAATTGAAACAATTACAGGATAAAAATATACAgaaatttcccaaaatattGGAACAATTCAATAAGGAA AATGCCAATCTTttcaaatttgataaatttcacAAGAATGACTTGTGGATTACATTGTGGAAAACGGTCTTCAACATATTGAATGATGAGCGTTTGGAGGAGCATCATATATTGTGTTTAAATACGATACGAATTTTATCACGCGACGAAGCGAGTCTTATGAAAAACAACATAGTAGATGACATAGGTTGCCTGCTTAAAATGGCCCATTTGACTATGAGCAGTTCGTTGGTGGGAGAACCGTCACAGGAGCAAGAGTCACCACGTTCGGTTAGTTCATTGGATATTTTGGCGGACTTTAATATGGAGCGTGTGGTTGAGGCTTTGAAATGTCTGTGCAATTTGGTTTTTCAAAATGCTGAGATAAGACGGGATTGTGTAAGACAAAATGTGGCCGATCAAATATTCCATAGATTGTCTTCAACCCTACAGGTGCCCGAAAAAATTGAACTGTTTGATATgaagttattgtttttaataaccgCTCTTGAGACTTCAGTACGTAGTCGTGTGCTGTTTGAGCTTAATGGTTTGACCTATATGACAGAGTTAATGGACGAAAAGCTGCGCAGCACAAAGGAATTCTCCGATGGACAATTGGATGTAATTATTGAAATGCTTAaagttatgtttaatataactTCTTGCACGGACAAAAGTCCCAGTGAGAATGAAATACAAAGCCTTCATTTAACAAGTGTAATACGTGATTTATTGTTGCGTTTTGGAGCCATGAGTAATGAACGTGAGCGTCAAGTGGTTTCTCATTCTATAGATCTCCTTACCAATATTTCCAGCAGCTGTCTTAGTGAGCTTATGTTAAAGGTTGATGGGCCCTCGTCATCGTCTGCATCTACGAAAAATTGTCGTATTTTTGAAAACCGTAATGTTACAGCTTTAGATATTATACTCAATTTTCTACTCTACGCCCTTGATGATTTGGAAAAGAATACTTCTTCTAATAAGGAACATGTCCAGCCGGTCTTAACTATTTTAGTGAAATGTGTTTGTAGTAATTCAACTATGCGTCATTATGTGCGTAGTATAGTTTTACCACCTTTAAGAGATGTCTACAAACGTCCGGAGGAAGGTAACGAGTTAAGAAACTATCTTTGTCGCCTCCTCATGAATCCCAACATGGTGGTACGCAACTTGTCCTATGAACTATTGCTTGTTTGCTGTAAGAAAAATCCCAATCGTTTGATAAAACATTTCGGTTATGGCAATATGGCTGGTTTGTTTGCAAATGCTGGCATTTTAGATTGTCGCAAGCCAGACACTAGTGAATATTCTTCGGATAGTGAGGACAGTGATACGGAAGAGTATAAACGCATTAAGAACTCAGTTAATCCAGTCTTAGGTTGCTATATGCCACCGACAACCAATCCATTGGATGGCATGTCGGAAGAACAAAAGGAATATGAAGCCGAAAAGTTGGCTCAATTGGTGGATAAATTACATCGTGGTGGTATTATAAAGCCTTGTCGCATCAACGAAGAAGGTAAACCCGAACCTGTCGATCATATCCTGCAATTACAGCAGGAATTGCCGCAGCAACAGGTACAGCAAAAAGGTAAAGATTAA
- the LOC111682993 gene encoding transmembrane protein 205 isoform X2 has protein sequence MSMSNHRQEMPAKRNDMLALIAYLGAFSTHFGAQIWMTFVSGLSLYFSLPRHMFGQCQQILFPKYFAMNAALSIIMLILYVKFLVNTWSLAKCIQLGSLALTGAIELLVRLYLAPPLLRLMHEKYKIEGTIGSGKEIGSLVQGDLVKCPHYQRIHKAFRRIHMTVAIGNMITMAASCLQLYYIAGQLQISIVY, from the exons ATGTCAATGTCAAATCATAGACAAGAGATGCCTGCGAAAAGAAATGATATGTTAGCATTGATTGCTTACTTAGGAGCCTTCTCTACGCATTTTGGTGCTCAAATATGGATGACATTTGTGTCGG ggctttcattatatttttcattgcCTCGCCACATGTTTGGCCAATGTCAACAGATTTTATTTCCCAAATATTTCGCTATGAATGCAGCGCTCAGTATTATAATGCTTATActttatgtgaaatttttagTCAACACATGGTCATTAGCGAAATGTATACAATTGGGTTCATTGGCTCTGACGGGCGCTATTGAGCTATTGGTGCGTTTGTATTTGGCTCCGCCATTGCTACGTTTAATGCATGAAAAATACAAGATTGAGGGTACAATTGGTAGTGGCAAGGAGATTGGCAGTTTAGTACAGGGTGACTTAGTTAAATGTCCCCATTATCAGCGTATACACAAGGCTTTTCGTCGTATCCATATGACAGTGGCCATTGGTAATATGATTACCATGGCGGCCAGTTGTTTACAATTATATTATATTGCTGGACAATTACAAATATCTatagtttattaa
- the LOC111682964 gene encoding mitogen-activated protein kinase 15, whose translation MTTKAQDKHKMSEIDEGISKIFDIKKRLGKGAYGIVWKALDKRTNETIAVKKIFDAFRDETDAQRTFREIIFLKAFRNHPNIVKLHNVYKASNNLDIYLIFEYMESDLHNIIKRGTILKDIHKRYIMYQLINAIKYIHSGNVIHRDLKPSNVLIDSKCRCKLADFGLARSVANRSLSGDHNDIGSDKPAELLLTDYVATRWYRAPEILVASKRYTKGIDMWSLGCILAEMIRGKPVFQGSSTINQIEKIVYTLPDITEQDIRSVGAGFGSVLLNKQILKDKKTTLNELLSGATGDALDLVKSLLVLDPMGRLTAHQALNHTYVEKFRNSIPELELNVDVLPPFRDDVRLTVPEYRSKLYEIVQTHGEKNKSLDTNKNSLNLTKNREHNKSLQNHDKCEQKKPTKIKQQPITSHLEDNMVHANGNLNNLINKALKKTTPIAKKKITKSLNNNIGDSINNEPKYHIRDDRYLQRSKSHGHQQFLHRQMVGDHLNEGESSAMQAEINVRRFSTNEVEFSKTETLKKSSNTKRLHRSAIALNKPENEQITQHTPPFTSKNIIRQTKSEVIPLNNTPSSESSKVEERICYERRLKKIEDEIERYKNEVKSFCRETFRNSQHKQQLQQPQKHSNEEKTNSKNYNFKSTPKKLTTTINSSNNTPIKNIYFQLLSKGQHHDYHKSELDLSGNSGNGSSSSDHFRNSYNSNSCSGRSKTSTNVHYNKSSYVLQSQQQQQQQQQQPDPQLSQHYVTTHKHQSQHRCRPISKFV comes from the exons ATGACAACGAAAGCTCAGGATAAGCATAAGATGTCGGAAATCGATGAGGGTATAtcgaaaatatttgatattaaaaag cGTTTGGGCAAGGGAGCATATGGTATTGTTTGGAAAGCTTTGGATAAACGCACTAATGAAACTATAGCggtaaaaaagatttttgatgCTTTTCGTGATGAAACAGATGCTCAGCGTACATTTCGTGAGATTATATTTCTTAAGGCCTTTCGTAATCATCCGAATATTGTTAAATTGCATAATGTTTATAa AGCCTCAaataatttagatatttatttgatatttgaaTATATGGAAAGTGATTTGCATAATATCATTAAAAGAGGGACCATATTGAAAGATATACACAAACGTTATATTATGTATCAACTAATCAATGccattaaatatatacattcgGGAAATGTTATACATAGAGATTTAAAGCCCAGCAATGTGTTAATCGATAGCAAATGCAG gtGTAAATTAGCTGATTTTGGTTTGGCACGTTCGGTGGCAAATCGTTCTTTAAGTGGCGATCATAATGATATAGGCAGTGATAAACCGGCAGAATTATTATTAACCGATTATGTGGCCACTAGATGGTATCGAGCGCCCGAAATATTAGTGGCTAGCAAAAG ATACACCAAAGGTATTGATATGTGGAGTTTGGGTTGTATATTGGCGGAAATGATTCGAGGTAAACCTGTCTTTCAAGGCAGTAGTACCATAAATCAg attgagaaaattgtttatacctTGCCGGATATAACGGAGCAGGATATACGTTCTGTAGGCGCGGGCTTTGGTTCGgtgttattaaataaacaaattttaaaggatAA gaaaACCACACTTAATGAGTTATTAAGTGGTGCCACGGGAGATGCTTTAGATTTGGTTAAATCTTTGCTAGTATTAGACCCTATGGGACGTTTGACCGCCCATCAAGCTCTTAATCATACGTATGTGGAAAA ATTTCGAAACTCCATACCGGAACTAGAATTAAATGTTGATGTACTGCCACCCTTTAGGGATGATGTGCGCTTAACGGTACCCGAATATCGatcaaaattatatgaaattgtgcAAACACATGGtgaaaaaaacaaatccttagatacaaataaaaattctctaaatttaactaaaaatag aGAACACAACAAATCCTTACAAAATCACGATAAATGTGAGCAGAAAAAACCGACAAAAATCAAACAGCAGCCTATTACTAGTCATTTAGAAGACAATATGGTCCATGCTAATGGTAATCTAAATAATCTCATAAATAAAGCCTTAAAGAAAACTACACCAATAGCTAAAAAGAAAATCACTAAAAGCCTCAATAACAATATAGGAGATTCAATAAATAATGAACCAAAATATCACATAAGAGATGATCGTTATTTACAACGTAGTAAATCACATGGACATCAACAATTTCTACATAGACAAATGGTTGGAGATCACTTAAACGAAGGCGAATCCAGTGCAATGCAAGCGGAAATAAATGTTAGAAGATTTTCCACAAATGAAGTGGAATTTTCTAAAACTGAAACACTTAAAAAAAGCAGTAATACCAAACGATTACATCGTAGTGCCATAGCTTTAAATAAACCGGAAAATGAACAAATAACTCAACACACACCACCATttacatcaaaaaatattatacgtCAAACCAAATCTGAAGTTATACCCTTAAATAATACGCCCAGTAGTGAATCGTCGAAAGTAGAAGAACGCATTTGCTATGAAAgacgtttaaaaaaaatagaagatGAAATTGAACGTTATAAAAATGAAGTGAAAAGTTTTTGTCGTGAAACATTTAGAAATTCCCAACATAAGCAGCAGTTGCAGCAGCCACAAAAGCATTCTAATGAGGAAAAAACTAatagtaaaaattataatttcaaaagcACACCCAAAAAATTGACAACCACaatcaacagcagcaataaTACACCcattaaaaatatctattttcaATTGTTAAGCAAAGGTCAACATCATGATTATCACAAATCAGAATTAGATCTCTCTGGCAACAGTGGCAATGGCAGCAGTAGTAGTGATCATTTTCGAAATTCCTATAATTCAAACTCTTGTTCGGGTCGTAGTAAAACCTCAACAAATGTTCACTATAATAAAAGCTCTTATGTTTTACAgagtcaacaacaacaacaacaacaacaacagcaaccagACCCACAACTAAGTCAACATTACGTTACAACACACAAACATCAGTCACAGCATCGTTGTCGTCCTATATCGAAGTTTGTTTAG